TTCAGTGTCCACACAGCTTAGACTGTTTGGGAAAAATTGAAGCAAGAACAAGAGTTGAAGTTCAGGTTTTTCAATGCGTGATCAAATCGGGGTTCCATGTGTGCTATTTGTGTGTTCATTGTGGAAAATCTGGAGCATACGAATATGTACAAACACAGAAACATTAAGAATTTTATTAGCCATCCTCCATGTCTAGCATTTGTTTATGATTTCACATCACCAGATATGGTGTTGtttctgtagttgagaaattttgCAAGCACTTCAAGCTTACTCTTGTAGAGCTTAAGTAGCAATTACTTGATACTGCTTCTCCAGCAGCACACACTCACTATTGTTTTACTGGTTTTAGTCTGACATTGAACTTGGGGTGGGTCCTGTACAGGTTACTGCCAGGAGTGGCTTAACAGAACAGGGATTCACCTTGTCTTTATACATGTGAAGTAAGTGGGCTTGTAATACTAACTGATGACAATGTTATAAAAGTTCTCATTTTCTCAGCTTGAAATTCCGTATAAGCACTTTAATGGGCTGCTTTTCTGCTCTACATGCCAGATTAGGCTCTGAactttgtgttttatcttttcttcttcataaaaCAAGAGCCTGTGTAATATCTATGGTTTTACTTTGACAGGTTCCTCAAATCACACCGTCAGAAAGACATACTGTTGAAAAATCTGTGAATGTATCTTTTCTAGTACACTCAGGGACTCCAGCACAGGTAAAAAATGCATATATTCATTTTCCACTTTCAAGCCACTTCTATACTCTATGATCTTCTCTAAAATTTCCACCTATTTTCTCGTTCAGTtggcattatttgaaaataataccCACAATGATTTTTGAATTGTATCTCTTTTCCAGAATGAGTTATATATCAATAACACCACTAAAGACAGCAGTGACCCCCAAAACAGGAGTGAAATAGGAAGACAAGTGTATACCAAGGACAGTTTCAAAAGAGAAGGGAATGGCTCTGAGTCAATTGGTGTAGGAGGGACAAATCCTTCTACAAAGCCCTTTTTAGCAAATGAACAGGGGAACATTGATGATGAAAATGGGGACTCAGAAACATATGGTCATGATGAAATTCATGCAAAAGTAGAGAACAGCACAGCAAATGACATCAGGGGCCAAGTAAGCATCACTGAAAATGCAGGAGACGCAAAGGAGAGTAATGTAAATGGACATGCCGATCAGGACACAAAACCTGGGGATGCTGGTGATGTGAGCCAGAGTGCAGATGGCACGCTTGTCCAGGGAAATGGACCTCAAGTAGCTGCAAGCAACAATAGCACAAGTGGAATACATGGGGATGGGGTTGCTACTCATGAAACGACATctcagagagaaggggagggaagtggGAACAAGAGGGTTGAGGTAacacccagcactgaggaagatGCTGGTTTGGATAATGCTGACGGGAGTCCCAGTGGCAATGGGGAAAATGAGGATGAGGACCTGGGCTCCGGTAATGATGAGGGTCCAGAAGCAGGAGATGGAAAGGGGGGCCATGATGACAGTAAGGGCCAGGAGAACCAGTCTCATCAGGGGAGAGATGATAACAGAGGTCAGAGTTCAATCAGTAGTGAAGGCGATGACTCTAAAGAAAAAGATGGCTCCCCAAATGGATGTGATGGAGACAACACCTCTAGCAGTGAAGAGAACAATGGTATTGAAGAAGGCAATGGTGGCCAAGCAATACAGGAAAACCAGAAGCTCAGTCACAAAGACAACAGAGATACAGAAGGTGGAATCACCTGCCAGTCAAAAGTGTGTCCTCTGGGGAAGAGCCAGGGTCAGGTTAGTTTTGAAACTGATTCCTTTCTATGGCAGTTCACATTCCCCCCTCTACACTCTGACAGCTGggcaaaacaacagaaacaaatctAGACAAATACAAATCAAACCCCAAACTAACATAAAAAATGTCACAATAAGTGTCTGGGTACTATTTTACCAACAATGCaaattttaatgagaaatcaGGAGTCCTTATAGACTTTGGTgtagaacaatttttaaaatttcagaaggTTCTGAAAAATTAGTCAGAATTCTAAAAGTCAAGCCGAATAATGATCAATCATGTTTGTGTAATACATTTTATTAGTGTTACATTCATTACACAAAATAAGGAGTTTCACGGTGACACTTTCATTATTGTGCACCTGTTTAATCCAAGTTCCTGGGTAGTTTGTTGGAGGATTTGAACCCTGAAACTCAGCACTTTAAAGTATGAGATAAGCACATTAGCACAAGTCACCATTGCACTGGCAGCCCAAGTCCTGGTCCTAAGGCCATCTCCCCAGACAGCTCCTCTCCGGCCATGGAATTTTACAGCAAATATTCACTGATTATCTATTCTTCTCTATATTGTTCCATAGGGAATAGAAACCGAAGGTCCCAGCACAGGCAACAGAAGTAATATTGTCAAAGAATCTGGGAAACTCGGTGAAAATAGAGAGAACAATGGACACCAGGGAATGGAAGTGGACAAAAGACATAGCCCAAAGCAAGCAGCAGAGTCTGGCAAGCCCCAGGGGCCTGTTGAGACGCCAGAAGCCCACAGCAAAACTGGACACAGCAAGATAGGTAGTGGTAGCAACAGTAATGTGCACGACAGTTATGATTTCGACGATGAGTCCATGCAGGGAGATGATCCGAACAGCAGTGACGAGTCTAATGGAAGTGACGATGCTAACTCTGAAAGTGAAAATGAGAGTGGCGGCCAAGGAGATGCTTCTTACAGCTCTGATGAATCAAGCGATGATGGCAACGGCAGCGACTCCAATGGGGGAGATGATGACAGGAGTGATGATGCATCGGATGCCCATGACAGTGATAGCAATGGCGATGATAACAGTGAGAGTGATGACAAGGATGACTCAGAAAGCAGCGAACATGACAACACCAGTGACAGCGAGAGCAAATCAGGCAGCAGTGACAGCAGTGACAGTGGTGACagcagtgacagtgacagcagtgacagcagtgacagtgacagtgacagtgacagcagtgacagtgacagcagtgacagcagtgacagtgaaggcagtgacagtgacagcagtgacagcagcagcaacagcagtgacagtgacagcagtgacagcagcagtgacagcagcagtgacagcagtgacagtgacagcaaggacagcagtgacagtgacagcagtgacagcagtgacagcagtgacagtagtgacagcagtgacagtagtgacagcagtgacagtgacagcagTGACAGTAGTGACAGCAGTGACAGCAGTGACAGTAGTGACAGTAGTGACAGCAGTGACAGCAGCAGTGACAGCAAGGACAGCAGTGACAGCAGTGACAGTAGTGACagcagtgacagtgacagcaaGGACAGCAGTGACAGCAGTGACAGTAGTGACAGCAGCAGTGACAGCAAGGACAGCAGTGACAGCAGTGACAGTAGTGACagcagtgacagtgacagcaaGGACAGCAGTGACAGCAGTGACAGTAGTGACAGTAGTGACAGCAGTGACAGCAGTGACAGCAGCAGTGACAGCAAGGACAGCAGTGACAGCAGTGACAGTAGTGACAGCAGTGACAGCAGCAGTGACAGCAGTGACAGCAGCAGTGACAGCAGTGACAGTAGTGATAGCAGTGACAGCAATGACAGTGACAGCAGTGACAGTAGTGACAGCAGTGACAGCAGTGACAGCAGTGACAGTAGTGATAGCAGTGACagcagtgacagtgacagcagtgacagcagtgacagcagtgacagtgacagcagtgacagcagtgacagtagtgacagcagtgacagtagtgacagcagtgacagtgacagcagtgacagtagtgacagcagtgacagcagtgacagcagtgacagtgacagcagtgacagtagtgacagcagtgacagcagcagcaacagcagtgatagtgacagcagtgacagcagtgacagtgacagcagtgacagtagtgacagcagtgacagcagtgacagcagtgacagtgacagcagtgacagtagtgacagcagtgacagcagtgacagtgacagcagTGACAGCAGTGACAGCAAGGACAGCAGTGACAGCAAAGACAGCACATCTGATAGCAGTGATGAGAGTGATAGCAAGTCTGGTAACAACAACAATGcaagtgacagtgacagtgacagtgaagGCAGTGACAGTAATCATTCAACCAGTGATGATTAGAGCAAGGACATCCCATGAGAGCCCTTTGCATGGATGTTTGGTGAGGAATTGAAAGGCAGTAAAGACTCCCAACACATTAGAGACAGGCGAGGAACAAACAGATGATGTGGAATCCACAGAACTCACAGGGAATCAAGTCAAACTTGGATTTGGAGCCAAGATCCAGCTCTCTCAGAGAGAACCTGGGTGCACCAACTTTGGTACATGTGTGTTAAAATATGTTCAcgtccagaaaatattttttaaaagtataaatctaaatataaaataattaaacagaAACGGAAGTAATCACTTACTGTGATACATAGCTTCGATTTGAATAGCCGGTGCTTTAGAGTAGAGCGAGCAATTACAGGCAGCCTACAGCGTTGCCTCCATTCTCCAGCAGTCTGAGTACCAGACAGCTGGTCTTCATGCTGTGGAGTGAGTGATGCTGTTCTGTGACATTCAACTTAACTACTGTTTCCTTTACCTGTTCTAGGAAAAATACATTTGGGACATGAGCAAAATACTTCAGCAACAATTGACCCTATCCAAGGCACCGGGATAATCTTTGTGATGATAAAAATAGAGTAGTTATGAATTATGAAAATTCTGAAGAATGAATCAGAAAAGAGTTCTGAGGATGGCTCGCTTGGACAAGATTTGACACATGCCGTTACATTTCTGCGAAGGATGGAAATGTAGTACAAAGTCCCTTTGAACAGTCCTTTCCAGCAGCCGCTCTCAGATCTTAAGTAAATGAGGAGCACAGATGGGAGTTTTCCGGGGGTGGGATCATATATGGGTTCTCCGTGTGCCGCTTTGCTATTTGTTGTCTTCAATCAGTCTCACAGGAGTGAGTATGAGAACTGAGCGACCTTTGGTGTGTGCTAGGACACTTTTGAAAGTGAGAGAGGTGGTAAAAATGAATCACACTAAGATGAAAGATGTGAATTGGGATTGTCCCAAGGGAACCTTAAGCCCTAAGCCTGAAGGATATCTTTCAAGATTTGGTGTTGTGCTTTGCggtttctcttttttccccacgTGAGCAGTTATGTCAGATTTGGGTTGAAGTAAAGCTACTGAGGACATTAAGACACTAGTTGACTCTACTATCATTTTAGACAAGTTTTACCCAGAGTTTCTGCCTTTTCCTATACTCACTTCCTTTTGCAAGAGTTTCTTAGCTAAGGAATGTTGCGAAGGCTTTGAGATGCTGCTATCTACAAACTCATTTGTAACTCCTAACACTGTAAGACACCAGGCTTCTGCTTTGCCATGGCCATGGTAGGACTCCAGACCTCTTACCAGAAAATAATGGTTTAGGCCTTGACTTCTAATAGACTGCAAACTTGCCTTTGTTTGATTTAACTTGTGAATCTGCCTCTAGCACCTGTCACACCTGTTCACAAAAGTTGTGGTGATCACTAGGCAATGAATAGGAAACTCATTGTAAACTGTATAAGAAATGTAAATGAAGAGATAATTAACTTCAGCATTATAATAAACATCTATTTATACAATTGCTCACAGGGAAAATTCTTCACTCTACTTAGTTTGTAAACACTTACCCTCCCTAttataaaatgtggtatatatgaTTACATTTCTTACACATATTAGATagacattcttatttttaaaaatcggGATTTGTGAACATAAAATACAGCGTTGAATACTACAAAAAGACACAATGCTAAATCTCCACCATCCACAGTTCTATTTCTTTTCCAGAGAGGCAATTCCTCTTACCAATGCTTTACAGATATCCCAAAAATGTTGTCTGCACATAAAAAATGGCTATGTTCACCTTTTAAAATTCTGAGGTAGTCTACCTCATAAAATGCACTGAGGTTACACATAAACTTATCAACATGCCTTGAACATTGACTGACAGCATGTAGGTCAACTTGTTTCTCGTAGTTCTGCTCACTTCATTAACGGATGTAAACGGTATTATCCTGTGCTCGTTACGTTGTCATCTAGATCATAGCCTAAGtcattgtcttagtcagtgttctattgcagtgaagagacaccatggccagggaaactcttataaaggaaaacacttaattggagATGGCTTAtaggttcagaggttcagtacattgtcatcatggtgaggGTATGATGGTTCCaaggagaagtagct
The Cricetulus griseus strain 17A/GY chromosome 1 unlocalized genomic scaffold, alternate assembly CriGri-PICRH-1.0 chr1_1, whole genome shotgun sequence genome window above contains:
- the Dspp gene encoding dentin sialophosphoprotein isoform X2, encoding MVPSPLPISTKDWSTSGSIGAMIHIFLSQCCSKFLHTEQSWFSRPCPAQRDSMSPAAFDSILSLTQKQDALHFTRCLIINPPVYPFNLPLLFAIAVSSILYLTWVAVLDPEALLNDGLVVGLSNRACCRPPAEFIQIYGTSFVSAFASSFCLIVQNCHVKAPDSVHSESGKRDKGIWIFKVPLKAFKKMKIIIYICIWAAAWAIPVPQITPSERHTVEKSVNVSFLVHSGTPAQNELYINNTTKDSSDPQNRSEIGRQVYTKDSFKREGNGSESIGVGGTNPSTKPFLANEQGNIDDENGDSETYGHDEIHAKVENSTANDIRGQVSITENAGDAKESNVNGHADQDTKPGDAGDVSQSADGTLVQGNGPQVAASNNSTSGIHGDGVATHETTSQREGEGSGNKRVEVTPSTEEDAGLDNADGSPSGNGENEDEDLGSGNDEGPEAGDGKGGHDDSKGQENQSHQGRDDNRGQSSISSEGDDSKEKDGSPNGCDGDNTSSSEENNGIEEGNGGQAIQENQKLSHKDNRDTEGGITCQSKVCPLGKSQGQGIETEGPSTGNRSNIVKESGKLGENRENNGHQGMEVDKRHSPKQAAESGKPQGPVETPEAHSKTGHSKIGSGSNSNVHDSYDFDDESMQGDDPNSSDESNGSDDANSESENESGGQGDASYSSDESSDDGNGSDSNGGDDDRSDDASDAHDSDSNGDDNSESDDKDDSESSEHDNTSDSESKSGSSDSSDSGDSSDSDSSDSSDSDSDSDSSDSDSSDSSDSEGSDSDSSDSSSNSSDSDSSDSSSDSSSDSSDSDSKDSSDSDSSDSSDSSDSSDSSDSSDSSDSDSSDSSDSSDSSDSSDSSDSSDSSSDSKDSSDSSDSSDSSDSDSKDSSDSSDSSDSSSDSKDSSDSSDSSDSSDSDSKDSSDSSDSSDSSDSSDSSDSSSDSKDSSDSSDSSDSSDSSSDSSDSSSDSSDSSDSSDSNDSDSSDSSDSSDSSDSSDSSDSSDSSDSDSSDSSDSSDSDSSDSSDSSDSSDSSDSSDSDSSDSSDSSDSSDSSDSDSSDSSDSSDSSSNSSDSDSSDSSDSDSSDSSDSSDSSDSSDSDSSDSSDSSDSSDSDSSDSSDSKDSSDSKDSTSDSSDESDSKSGNNNNASDSDSDSEGSDSNHSTSDD